A portion of the Thunnus albacares chromosome 5, fThuAlb1.1, whole genome shotgun sequence genome contains these proteins:
- the LOC122982580 gene encoding uncharacterized protein LOC122982580: protein MEKLSGQEQLKQTMVGVAGMHNWQENEIKELLTIRGSEAIRNQITGTAKDSVVYNRMTRLLAERGVYRSHMQVISKLKALRKQYTKYHQQKTRCGSARVDWPFYEQCHRVFSNAPAGNPVKRNRSPSPPPAPTPPSPPPQPPPAVSEEHQEVVVSLWDEVDDGEIHKHLGPVEAEDDEEQYSSSEHLQPITYTVPSKKRKTTVMEQVSTLVSATVTQLREMDAAMQAQEDARLQRLMDHEKEMQNNLMSQLTAMHERISRENHERHLELVDRILSRFPSPSAPSGP, encoded by the exons ATGGAAAAGCTGTCTGGACAGGAGCAGCTGAAACAGACCATGGTTGGGGTTGCTGGG ATGCACAACTGGCAGGAGAATGAAATTAAAGAACTTTTGACCATCCGGGGGTCGGAGGCGATCCGCAACCAGATCACGGGGACGGCGAAGGACTCTGTTGTTTACAACAGGATGACCAGACTGCTGGCGGAGAGGGGGGTGTACAGGTCGCACATGCAGGTGATCAGCAAACTGAAGGCGCTAAGGAAGCAGTACACCAAGTACCACCAGCAGAAGACCCGCTGCGGGAGCGCCCGCGTCGACTGGCCGTTTTATGAGCAGTGCCACCGGGTTTTCTCAAACGCGCCCGCAGGAAACCCGGTTAAGCGGAACCGGAGTCCTAGCCCCCCGCCTGCACCCACACCTCCATCACCACCTCCTCAACCACCGCCTGCCGTCAGCGAGGAGCATCAGGAGGTTGTCGTCAGCCTCTGGGACGAAGTTGACGACGGGGAGATCCACAAACATCTGGGTCCAGTAGAGGCGGAGGACGACGAGGAGCAGTACAGTTCATCAGAGCACTTACAGCCCATCA CGTACACGGTTCCATctaagaaaaggaaaacaacgGTGATGGAGCAAGTCTCCACGTTGGTGTCGGCGACGGTCACCCAGCTCAGAGAGATGGACGCCGCCATGCAGGCGCAGGAGGACGCACGGCTGCAGAGGTTAATGGACCACGAGAAGGAAATGCAGAACAATCTAATGAGTCAGCTCACAGCCATGCATGAAAGGATCAGTCGAGAAAACCACGAGAGACATCTCGAGCTGGTGGACAGGATACTCTCCAGGTTCCCCTCACCTTCAGCACCTTCGGGCCCCTGA
- the dalrd3 gene encoding DALR anticodon-binding domain-containing protein 3 isoform X1 produces the protein MENIEESSPLRITPTVRALSSALRGKRENVPDSSQGSGDRIFPDPEKLWFKESSAKNLRNRDFLSPTTMLHTLYADGQVPPAVMSRVLSLRGSGVLPVAGGEVMGEGLRVRVDRAAAFRAVLAGGATEYLTPSGQRQGCVVLNCPALHPKPNTPTPDTLTLGQLRTVLLADHMGALLRRQGFSVSYCPTLPEDSDIITFLRTLGLDWPTSPANWTNEQREEKIQEALENSPYRERENERGRRTSGGGGRKAEDGENEGALRINLKRVFQEEGLLGYDPSLGTCTVHRDSVSHLAQLDAATADCTVAMATALHVTSCQDEFRQQQIAMLWRASGATHTQRHLVCGPVKTPGSHLTAAQYLQLRRGQMKEASEMKYGDQVEGQTWDDIIRVMTSATVRFELLSTVHTSPVTLDVQREGSVSTKGPRGGVFVMYNCARLHTLFDSYERGVGKGLYPEIPDGSELDFSALKEEGEWLLLFNYLIPFSELLDQSGQALDCEGGGARVNIKTEQICKFLVSLSKDFSSYYNRVHVLGEPLPHLFNQMFCRLYLLRALRELYHSALDTLNLPPIRQL, from the exons ATGGAGAATATCGAGGAGTCTTCGCCCCTCCGGATCACCCCTACAGTCCGGGCGCTGAGCTCAGCACTGCGGGGGAAACGTGAAAATGTCCCCGATTCCAGCCAGGGAAGCGGCGACAGGATCTTCCCTGACCCGGAGAAGCTTTGGTTTAAGGAGAGCAGCGCTAAAAACCTCCGAAACAGGGACTTCTTGTCGCCGACCACGATGCTTCACACGCTGTACGCGGACGGGCAG GTCCCTCCAGCAGTGATGTCCAGGGTCTTGTCCCTCCGTGGCAGTGGGGTTCTCCCTGTGGCTGGTGGGGAGGTGATGGGTGAAGGGCTGAGGGTGAGGGTGGACCGGGCCGCAGCCTTCAGGGCCGTCCTGGCGGGTGGAGCCACAGAGTACCTGACACCATCAGGTCAGAGGCAGGGCTGTGTGGTGCTCAACTGTCCTGCCCTGCACCCTAAACCCAACACACCCACTCCTGACACACTGACTCTGGGCCAGCTGAGGACTGTTCTGTTGGCTGACCACATGGGGGCGCTGCTGAGAAGACAGGG ATTTTCAGTGTCCTATTGCCCCACGCTTCCCGAAGACAGCGACATCATCACCTTCCTCCGAACTCTGGGCCTCGATTGGCCGACATCCCCGGCCAACTGGACTAATGAGCAGCGTGAAGAGAAAATCCAGGAAGCGCTGGAGAACTCCCCgtacagagagagggaaaatgaGAGAGGCAGGAGGACcagcggaggaggagggaggaaggcaGAGGACGGGGAGAATGAGGGAGCGCTCAGGATCAACCTGAAACGAGTTTTCCAGGAGGAGGGGCTGCTGGGATATGACCCCAGTCTTGGCACCTGCACAG TGCACAGAGACAGTGTTTCCCACCTGGCCCAACTGGACGCAGCCACAGCCGACTGCACA GTAGCCATGGCAACAGCGTTACATGTAACTTCTTGTCAGGATGAATTCCGCCAGCAGCAGATTGCGATGCTGTGGAGAGCCAGCGGAGCGACACATACGCAG agacATTTGGTGTGTGGACCTGTGAAGACTCCTGGATCTCACCTCACTGCTGCACAGTACTTACA GCTGAGAAGAGGTCAAATGAAGGAGGCCTCAGAGATGAAGTATGGAGATCAAgtagaag GTCAGACGtgggatgacatcatcagggtcatGACCTCTGCCACCGTCAGATTTGAGCTGCTGTCAACAGTCCACACCAGTCCT GTGACACTGGACGTCCAGAGGGAAGGAAGTGTGTCCACCAAAGGCCCGAGAGGAGGAGTGTTTGTGATGTATAACTGTGCCAGACTGCACACTTTGTTCGACAGCTACGAGAGAGGAGTGGGGAAGG GTCTGTACCCAGAGATCCCTGATGGCTCTGAGTTAGACTTCTCTGCTCTCAAAGAAGAG GGCGAGTGGCTTCTCCTGTTCAATTACCTCATACCGTTCTCCGAGCTGCTGGACCAATCAGGACAGGCGTTAGACTGTGAAGGGGGAGGAGCCAGAGTCAATATTAAAACTGAACAG ATCTGTAAATTTCTGGTGTCTCTCAGTAAAGACTTCAGCTCGTACTACAACAGAGTCCACGTGCTCGGG gaGCCGTTGCCTCATCTCTTCAACCAGATGTTTTGTCGCCTGTATCTGTTGAGAGCGTTGAGAGAGCTCTACCACAGCGCTCTGGACACCCTGAACCTTCCCCCAATTAGGCAGCTATAG
- the dalrd3 gene encoding DALR anticodon-binding domain-containing protein 3 isoform X2 codes for MSRVLSLRGSGVLPVAGGEVMGEGLRVRVDRAAAFRAVLAGGATEYLTPSGQRQGCVVLNCPALHPKPNTPTPDTLTLGQLRTVLLADHMGALLRRQGFSVSYCPTLPEDSDIITFLRTLGLDWPTSPANWTNEQREEKIQEALENSPYRERENERGRRTSGGGGRKAEDGENEGALRINLKRVFQEEGLLGYDPSLGTCTVHRDSVSHLAQLDAATADCTVAMATALHVTSCQDEFRQQQIAMLWRASGATHTQRHLVCGPVKTPGSHLTAAQYLQLRRGQMKEASEMKYGDQVEGQTWDDIIRVMTSATVRFELLSTVHTSPVTLDVQREGSVSTKGPRGGVFVMYNCARLHTLFDSYERGVGKGLYPEIPDGSELDFSALKEEGEWLLLFNYLIPFSELLDQSGQALDCEGGGARVNIKTEQICKFLVSLSKDFSSYYNRVHVLGEPLPHLFNQMFCRLYLLRALRELYHSALDTLNLPPIRQL; via the exons ATGTCCAGGGTCTTGTCCCTCCGTGGCAGTGGGGTTCTCCCTGTGGCTGGTGGGGAGGTGATGGGTGAAGGGCTGAGGGTGAGGGTGGACCGGGCCGCAGCCTTCAGGGCCGTCCTGGCGGGTGGAGCCACAGAGTACCTGACACCATCAGGTCAGAGGCAGGGCTGTGTGGTGCTCAACTGTCCTGCCCTGCACCCTAAACCCAACACACCCACTCCTGACACACTGACTCTGGGCCAGCTGAGGACTGTTCTGTTGGCTGACCACATGGGGGCGCTGCTGAGAAGACAGGG ATTTTCAGTGTCCTATTGCCCCACGCTTCCCGAAGACAGCGACATCATCACCTTCCTCCGAACTCTGGGCCTCGATTGGCCGACATCCCCGGCCAACTGGACTAATGAGCAGCGTGAAGAGAAAATCCAGGAAGCGCTGGAGAACTCCCCgtacagagagagggaaaatgaGAGAGGCAGGAGGACcagcggaggaggagggaggaaggcaGAGGACGGGGAGAATGAGGGAGCGCTCAGGATCAACCTGAAACGAGTTTTCCAGGAGGAGGGGCTGCTGGGATATGACCCCAGTCTTGGCACCTGCACAG TGCACAGAGACAGTGTTTCCCACCTGGCCCAACTGGACGCAGCCACAGCCGACTGCACA GTAGCCATGGCAACAGCGTTACATGTAACTTCTTGTCAGGATGAATTCCGCCAGCAGCAGATTGCGATGCTGTGGAGAGCCAGCGGAGCGACACATACGCAG agacATTTGGTGTGTGGACCTGTGAAGACTCCTGGATCTCACCTCACTGCTGCACAGTACTTACA GCTGAGAAGAGGTCAAATGAAGGAGGCCTCAGAGATGAAGTATGGAGATCAAgtagaag GTCAGACGtgggatgacatcatcagggtcatGACCTCTGCCACCGTCAGATTTGAGCTGCTGTCAACAGTCCACACCAGTCCT GTGACACTGGACGTCCAGAGGGAAGGAAGTGTGTCCACCAAAGGCCCGAGAGGAGGAGTGTTTGTGATGTATAACTGTGCCAGACTGCACACTTTGTTCGACAGCTACGAGAGAGGAGTGGGGAAGG GTCTGTACCCAGAGATCCCTGATGGCTCTGAGTTAGACTTCTCTGCTCTCAAAGAAGAG GGCGAGTGGCTTCTCCTGTTCAATTACCTCATACCGTTCTCCGAGCTGCTGGACCAATCAGGACAGGCGTTAGACTGTGAAGGGGGAGGAGCCAGAGTCAATATTAAAACTGAACAG ATCTGTAAATTTCTGGTGTCTCTCAGTAAAGACTTCAGCTCGTACTACAACAGAGTCCACGTGCTCGGG gaGCCGTTGCCTCATCTCTTCAACCAGATGTTTTGTCGCCTGTATCTGTTGAGAGCGTTGAGAGAGCTCTACCACAGCGCTCTGGACACCCTGAACCTTCCCCCAATTAGGCAGCTATAG